The following proteins come from a genomic window of Gossypium raimondii isolate GPD5lz chromosome 5, ASM2569854v1, whole genome shotgun sequence:
- the LOC105771429 gene encoding LOW QUALITY PROTEIN: MLO-like protein 6 (The sequence of the model RefSeq protein was modified relative to this genomic sequence to represent the inferred CDS: inserted 1 base in 1 codon) has product MSGEGEASSTRSLEETPTWAVAVVCLGLVLISIIIEHIIHMIGKWLTKKHKRALYEALEKIKSELMLLGFISLLLTVGEGSITSICVSEKVGSTWHPCHNDRQEIADEPPSEEDTSDNNEHRRRLLMMSDSVRVFRRSLAGKSEDKCADKGKVQFISYEALDQLHYFIFVLAVFHVIYCILTLLLGRAKMRKWKRWEXETRTIEYQYSHDPERFRFARETSFGRRHLSFWTKNPILLWIVCFFRQFIRSVPKVDYLTLRHGFIMAHLAPQSQNHFNFQKYINRSLEEDFSVVVGISPPIWFLAVLFLLFNTHGWYSYLWLPFLPLIVVLLVGTKLQVIITKMGLRIQERGEVVKGVPVVELGDHLFWFNRPSLILFLINFVLFQNAFQLAFFVYTWYEFGIHSCFHEHVEDLVISISMGVIVQILCSYVTLPLYALVTQMGSNMKPTIFNERVATALRNWHHTARKHVRNKGSTTVTPFSSIPNTPSHHTSPIHLLKHYRGEMDSVHTSPNRSSFDIESSETDSPYTSHHPYYDDGSTSHNPNMAEPVQGGTDKDINEASSSEEREPEHHAINILPKEFSFDRRTNI; this is encoded by the exons aTGTCCGGAGAAGGTGAAGCAAGTAGTACAAGATCATTGGAAGAAACACCAACATGGGCTGTTGCCGTTGTTTGTCTTGGTTTGGTTTTGATTTCAATAATCATCGAACATATAATCCATATGATTGGAAAG TGGTTAACGAAGAAACATAAACGAGCACTTTATGAAGCTCTGGAAAAGATTAAGTCAG AGCTTATGTTGCTGGGATTTATATCATTACTCCTAACAGTAGGAGAAGGTTCAATAACAAGCATATGCGTATCAGAGAAAGTTGGATCTACTTGGCATCCATGCCATAATGATCGACAAGAGATCGCGGATGAACCACCTTCGGAAGAAGATACATCAGATAACAATGAACATCGCCGGAGACTTCTTATGATGTCGGATTCTGTTCGAGTTTTCCGGCGTTCTTTGGCCGGAAAATCAGAGGACAAATGCGCGGACAAG GGAAAAGtacaatttatttcatatgaaGCTCTGGATCAACtccattatttcatttttgtgcTGGCCGTTTTTCATGTCATTTACTGTATTCTTACGCTTTTGTTGGGCAGAGCTAAG ATGAGAAAGTGGAAGAGATGGG AGGAAACTAGAACAATTGAATACCAGTACTCACATG ATCCAGAGCGGTTCAGATTTGCAAGGGAAACATCGTTTGGAAGAAGACATTTGAGTTTTTGGACCAAAAATCCCATTCTACTGTGGATT GTTTGTTTCTTTAGACAATTTATTAGGTCAGTCCCTAAAGTTGATTACTTGACCCTCCGACATGGATTTATCATG GCACACTTGGCACCCCAAAGCCAaaaccattttaattttcaaaaatacataaatagatCACTGGAAGAAGATTTCAGTGTTGTTGTTGGCATCAG CCCTCCAATATGGTTTTTAGCTGTACTCTTCCTACTCTTCAACACTCATG GATGGTATTCGTATCTGTGGCTTCCATTTCTCCCTTTGATC GTGGTCCTGTTAGTGGGGACAAAGCTGCAAGTGATCATAACAAAAATGGGGCTAAGAATTCAAGAGAGAGGAGAGGTGGTGAAAGGAGTGCCAGTGGTTGAACTGGGCGACCATCTTTTCTGGTTCAACCGCCCCAGCCTCATCCTCTTTCTCATCAACTTCGTTCTTTTTCAg AATGCTTTTCAACTTGCATTCTTTGTATATACTTGG TATGAATTTGGGATACACTCTTGCTTTCATGAGCACGTGGAAGATTTAGTCATCTCAATTTCAATGGG GGTCATCGTTCAAATTCTTTGCAGCTATGTCACTCTTCCTCTTTATGCCCTTGTTACACAG ATGGGTTCAAACATGAAACCTACCATATTTAATGAAAGAGTAGCGACGGCTCTTAGGAATTGGCACCACACGGCTAGAAAACACGTTAGAAACAAAGGTTCGACCACGGTGACCCCATTCTCTAGCATACCCAACACCCCATCGCACCACACCTCCCCAATTCACCTCTTGAAGCACTACCGGGGAGAAATGGACAGCGTCCATACATCTCCAAATAGGTCGAGTTTCGATATCGAGTCTTCAGAAACGGATTCTCCATACACTTCCCACCACCCTTATTATGATGATGGTTCAACATCTCACAACCCTAACATGGCGGAGCCAGTACAAGGAGGCACTGATAAAGATATAAACGAGGCGAGTTCAAGTGAAGAACGTGAACCCGAACACCATGCCATCAACATCTTGCCCAAAGAATTCTCTTTTGATAGAAGAACCAATATATGA